In a single window of the Rhopalosiphum padi isolate XX-2018 chromosome 1, ASM2088224v1, whole genome shotgun sequence genome:
- the LOC132931876 gene encoding acetyl-coenzyme A transporter 1-like, producing MLTTPKDEYEPERNRLTNEAVLIKPNLKGDWLNFFMLLLLYTMQGLPLGLSSAIPILLQSKKEISYQDQALFSLVIWPFSLKLLWAPLLDSLYVKKIGKRKSWLIPVQYLIGIILLYMGNSIDVLLPEKGKPKVMILVYIFFATNFLSATQDIAVDGWALTMLKKNNVGYASTCNTSGQIIGVMIGSVFSILFTSEDFSNKYLRVTIGIGGIISLKYLLYIWGILFMVITTMIAIFKTEKDSTQEDGYVKLNISKTYSLLWDIIKLPSIRILATALLTARIGFAATDSISVLKLIDAGIPKNDIMVINTAMYGVKMIIPLIIAKYTSGPKPLSLYLKVTPIRLLWNIVFIVLIYYTPEIININEVVNIPIYYYAIFIFILSIQEVLSYMMFVAILAFFSRISDPRYGGTYMTLLNTLSNLGFVWSSTVALQLIDLLTTKECSFDSMNNCSTLDLQNICKVNDGNCIVTINGYYVEMIPCTIIGIAWYIYFRNILKNLQIRSPSHWLVNVKKPVTENVEESYPLAVTV from the exons ATACCAATACTTCTACAAAGCAAGAAAGAAATATCATACCAAGACCag GCTTTATTTAGTTTAGTAATATGGCCATTTAGTTTGAAACTCTTATGGGCTCCATTATTGGATTcactatatgtaaaaaaaattggaaagaGAAAATCTTGGCTCATACctgttcaatatttaattg gaataatattactttatatggGTAACAGCATTGATGTCTTGTTACCTGAAAAAGGAAAACCAAAAGTTATGATActggtgtatattttttttgcaacAAACTTCTTATCCGCCACTCAGGATATAGCTGTTGATGGTTGGGCTTTAACAATGCTAAAAAA GAATAATGTAGGTTATGCATCTACCTGTAATACATCTGGTCAAATAATAGGTGTGATGATTGGTTCTGTATTTTCCATTCTGTTTACGTCCGAAGACTTCAGCAATAAATACTTACGAGTTACAATTGGTATAGGAggaattatttctttaaaat aTTTGTTATACATTTGGGGTATTCTATTTATGGTGATAACAACAATGATTGCTATATTCAAAACAGAAAAAGATAGTACACAAGAGGATGGTTATGTAAAACTCAACATCTCTAAGACCTATTCGTTATTATGGGATATTATAAAGCTTCCTAGTATACGGATATTGGCAACAGCTTTATTGACAGCAAGG ATTGGATTTGCTGCAACAGATAGTATATCAGTTTTAAAACTTATTGATGCTGGTATACCTAAAAATGACATTATGGTTATTAACACAGCAATGTATGGGGTAAAAATGataataccattaattataGCAAAGTACACTTCAGGACCAAAACCATTAAGCTTATATCTAAAAGTGACACCtattag ATTACTCtggaatattgtatttattgtattaatatactatacaccagaaataataaatattaatgaggtGGTGAATATTCCAATATATTACTAtgcaatattcatttttatattatcgataCAAGAA gTCCTTTCATACATGATGTTTGTAGCTATATTAGCATTTTTTTCTCGGATTAGTGATCCTCGTTATGGTGGTACTTACATGACATTATTGAATACACTTTCAAATTTAGGATTTGTATGGTCATCTACTGTAGCACTTCAATTGATTGATTTGCTAACAACAAAAGAATGCTCATTTGATTCCATGAATAATTGTTCTACATTAGATCTTCAAAAT atttgtaAAGTTAATGACGGCAATTGTATTGTTACAATTAATGGATATTACGTTGAAATGATTCCATGCACAATTATTGGAATTGCTTGGTACATTTATTTCAGAAATATCTTGAAAAATCTTCAAATAAGAAGTCCTTCTCATTGGTTAGTAAATGTCAAAAAACCAGTAACAGAAAATGTTGAAGAGTCATACCCTTTGGCCGTtacagtgtaa